A window of Raineyella sp. W15-4 contains these coding sequences:
- a CDS encoding glycosyltransferase 87 family protein translates to MEGLGRTRRDRITRLGQLALPLTAGAVSWLVPLAFTTGFGGAMSDFDIYLGGARSIFTHAQMYADGPNQFVYPPIAAILFLPFLLGPALLWKILWAFASWAALMAVVHRLGLRGWAGSVAAAVAIGTATPVTMATRLGQIEILLTCLVILDLVPGSRPSGRRVIPLPAGWLVGLVTAIKLTPALFIVHLLLTRRWRAALTATVTAAGLTLIGFALLPGDSVFYWGRLATTGSVGFASDPIYLDNQSVRGAILRLFKLGPAAGPVALALAGVCIAIGLFAARRLSRRGLEGAAVVLVGLATALASPVSWTHHFVWIVPLAVILLTHRTGRLVAVSGTLLVVWLWLAPYGALPAGGMKELDYTAGEILLSGVTPVLGLVLLVGALMTDVGGTVRRTESTRPETKPASTRS, encoded by the coding sequence GTGGAAGGACTCGGACGCACCCGTCGCGACAGGATCACCAGACTCGGACAGCTCGCCCTGCCACTGACGGCAGGGGCCGTGTCCTGGCTGGTGCCGCTGGCCTTCACCACCGGCTTCGGCGGGGCGATGTCCGACTTCGACATCTACCTCGGCGGCGCTCGGTCGATCTTCACCCACGCCCAGATGTACGCCGACGGCCCCAACCAGTTCGTCTACCCGCCGATCGCCGCGATCCTGTTCCTGCCGTTCCTGCTCGGGCCGGCGCTGCTGTGGAAGATCCTCTGGGCCTTCGCCTCCTGGGCCGCCTTGATGGCGGTGGTGCACCGGCTCGGCCTGCGCGGATGGGCCGGCAGCGTCGCCGCGGCCGTGGCGATCGGCACCGCCACACCGGTCACCATGGCCACCCGGCTGGGCCAGATCGAGATCCTGCTCACCTGCCTGGTGATCCTCGATCTGGTGCCGGGCTCCCGGCCGTCCGGCCGCCGGGTGATCCCGCTGCCGGCCGGCTGGCTGGTCGGCCTGGTCACCGCGATCAAGCTCACCCCGGCGTTGTTCATCGTCCATCTGCTGCTCACCCGCCGGTGGCGGGCCGCGCTGACCGCCACGGTCACCGCAGCAGGGCTGACCCTGATCGGCTTCGCGCTGCTGCCCGGGGACTCGGTGTTCTACTGGGGCCGACTGGCGACCACCGGGTCGGTCGGTTTCGCCTCCGACCCGATCTACCTGGACAACCAGTCCGTCCGCGGGGCGATCCTGCGCCTGTTCAAGCTCGGCCCCGCCGCCGGTCCGGTCGCCCTGGCGCTGGCCGGGGTGTGCATCGCGATCGGCCTGTTCGCCGCCCGTCGGCTGTCCCGCCGGGGTCTGGAGGGGGCGGCGGTGGTGCTGGTCGGTCTCGCCACCGCGCTGGCCTCGCCGGTGTCCTGGACCCACCATTTCGTCTGGATCGTGCCGCTGGCCGTCATCCTGCTCACCCATCGCACCGGCCGACTGGTGGCGGTCAGCGGGACGCTACTGGTGGTCTGGCTGTGGCTGGCACCGTACGGTGCGCTGCCGGCCGGCGGCATGAAGGAGCTGGACTACACCGCCGGGGAGATCCTGCTCAGCGGCGTCACCCCGGTGCTGGGGCTGGTTCTGCTGGTCGGCGCCCTGATGACCGATGTCGGCGGCACAGTTCGGCGTACGGAGTCCACCCGGCCCGAGACCAAGCCGGCCTCGACGCGCTCCTAG
- the tmk gene encoding dTMP kinase: MSERRGLFIVFEGGDGVGKTTQGALLARHLTDLGHEVVMTREPGDTPAGAVIRRLLLDPATGDLDPRAEALLYAADKAQHLAEVVRPALARGAMVVCDRYLDSMLAYQGAGRVLEMTELAGIATWATSGLRPDLTVLLDLDPGEAVGRIVDKDRLEGAGDDFHRRVREQFLGLAEAAPGRYLVLPARDDRAAIAARVAAAVDALLTRMSAEHGTLAP; encoded by the coding sequence ATGAGTGAGCGCCGTGGCCTGTTCATCGTCTTCGAGGGCGGCGACGGGGTGGGCAAGACCACCCAGGGCGCGCTGTTGGCCCGGCACCTGACCGACCTCGGGCACGAGGTGGTGATGACCCGTGAGCCGGGCGACACGCCGGCCGGTGCGGTGATCCGCCGGCTGCTGCTGGACCCGGCGACGGGCGATCTCGATCCTCGCGCCGAGGCCCTGCTCTACGCGGCGGACAAGGCCCAGCACCTCGCCGAGGTGGTCCGGCCCGCCCTCGCCCGGGGCGCCATGGTGGTGTGTGACCGCTACCTCGACTCGATGCTCGCCTACCAGGGGGCCGGCCGGGTGCTCGAGATGACCGAACTCGCCGGGATCGCGACCTGGGCGACGTCCGGGCTGCGCCCCGACCTGACCGTGCTGCTCGACCTCGACCCGGGCGAGGCGGTCGGCCGGATCGTCGACAAGGACCGGCTGGAGGGCGCGGGCGACGACTTCCACCGCCGGGTCCGCGAGCAGTTCCTCGGGCTCGCCGAAGCCGCCCCCGGCCGTTATCTGGTGCTGCCGGCTCGCGATGACCGGGCGGCCATCGCGGCGCGGGTCGCGGCCGCGGTCGATGCCCTGCTCACCCGGATGTCTGCGGAACACGGCACACTGGCCCCGTGA
- a CDS encoding acyltransferase: MECGEARTRQTWMDLLRGTAMVLVVLLHAALDAGGPDGQAFDAFLRPFRMPILMALSGLLLQHSLSKGLRTYAVGKLGGIVWPWALWMAVMVVILTQQARQDPVAFLTIGTNLWFLQALACAYALAWVLRPVPPAFVAVGLLLVAAPMQDRVSAIGTYAWYGAFFFMGAALRPVLDRWIRVRFGWPLALGVLAVAGGLSQVPRGLYVPYRLEDAAVSLAGILAAIWLAVRVPRVAPVRAVEWIGRNSMVTYLVHTALMEPVAGAILRRRLGDAPSMLLSFVLVMSGCLVMTAIRPWTGWLYQLPLSTWASARVRATAGPSGAG; the protein is encoded by the coding sequence ATGGAATGCGGAGAGGCCCGAACGCGGCAGACCTGGATGGATCTGCTGCGGGGGACCGCGATGGTTCTGGTGGTCCTGCTGCATGCCGCACTTGACGCCGGCGGGCCGGACGGGCAGGCTTTCGACGCCTTTCTGCGGCCGTTCCGGATGCCGATCCTGATGGCCCTGTCGGGCTTGCTGCTGCAGCACTCCCTGAGCAAGGGGCTCCGCACGTATGCCGTCGGCAAACTCGGTGGCATCGTCTGGCCGTGGGCACTGTGGATGGCCGTGATGGTGGTGATCCTCACTCAGCAGGCCCGCCAGGACCCGGTGGCGTTCCTGACCATCGGCACGAACCTGTGGTTCCTCCAGGCACTGGCCTGCGCCTACGCCCTGGCCTGGGTCCTCCGCCCGGTTCCGCCGGCTTTCGTGGCCGTGGGCCTGCTGCTCGTCGCTGCCCCGATGCAGGACCGGGTCAGCGCGATCGGCACGTACGCGTGGTACGGCGCGTTCTTCTTCATGGGGGCGGCCCTGCGGCCGGTGCTCGACCGGTGGATCCGGGTCCGCTTCGGGTGGCCGTTGGCACTGGGTGTCCTCGCGGTCGCCGGCGGGCTGTCCCAGGTGCCCCGCGGCCTCTATGTGCCCTACCGCCTCGAGGACGCGGCCGTGTCGCTGGCCGGGATCCTGGCCGCGATCTGGCTGGCCGTACGGGTGCCCAGGGTGGCGCCGGTCCGCGCGGTGGAGTGGATCGGCCGGAACTCGATGGTCACCTACCTCGTCCACACCGCCCTGATGGAGCCGGTGGCCGGAGCGATCCTGCGCCGCCGGCTGGGTGACGCTCCCTCGATGCTGCTGAGCTTCGTCCTGGTGATGTCCGGTTGCCTCGTGATGACCGCGATCCGGCCCTGGACCGGCTGGCTCTACCAGCTGCCCCTGTCGACGTGGGCATCCGCCCGAGTTCGGGCGACCGCCGGCCCGTCCGGCGCCGGATGA
- a CDS encoding DNA polymerase III subunit delta', giving the protein MNRTTGRTTPAADRGVWAELVGQSAAVEVLRLAVTGAAHAMTHAWLITGPPGSGRSNAARAFAAALQCPDGGCGACKACRTALSGAHPDVTLISTEKLSIGVKEVREYARRSMMAPTVGHWQVVIVEDADRITEAGANALLKSVEEPAPATVWILCAPTPDDVIPTIRSRTRGLTLTTPRVRDVATLLERRDGVDPATADAAARAAQGHIGRARHLARDDAARQRRREVLRIPSQLGSIGACLRAAATLVSAAQTEATDQTAAVEAAERAELEQALGVGTRGARPRNTAAALKELEDEQKLRVKRLQRDAIDRALTELTTWYRDVLSVQLGTGAELVNVELADAVTAEASRATPDRTIARIDAILACREALAGNVAPQLAVESMLVGLGAGEPLD; this is encoded by the coding sequence GTGAACAGGACCACCGGCCGCACCACACCCGCGGCCGACCGAGGGGTGTGGGCCGAACTGGTCGGCCAGTCGGCCGCGGTCGAGGTGCTGCGCCTTGCCGTCACGGGGGCTGCCCACGCGATGACCCACGCCTGGCTGATCACCGGCCCGCCCGGCTCGGGACGGTCCAATGCGGCGCGCGCCTTCGCGGCGGCCCTGCAGTGCCCCGACGGCGGCTGCGGTGCCTGCAAGGCCTGTCGTACGGCACTGTCCGGCGCCCACCCGGACGTCACACTGATCAGCACCGAGAAGCTGAGCATCGGCGTCAAGGAGGTGCGTGAGTACGCCCGCCGGTCGATGATGGCGCCCACCGTGGGGCACTGGCAGGTGGTGATCGTCGAGGACGCCGACCGGATCACCGAAGCGGGCGCCAACGCCCTGCTGAAGAGCGTGGAGGAGCCCGCCCCGGCGACCGTGTGGATCCTCTGCGCTCCCACCCCCGACGACGTCATCCCCACCATCCGGTCCCGGACCCGCGGCCTGACCCTGACCACCCCGAGGGTGCGTGACGTCGCCACGCTGCTGGAACGGCGGGACGGGGTCGATCCCGCCACCGCCGACGCCGCTGCCCGGGCAGCCCAGGGCCACATCGGCCGGGCCCGGCATCTCGCCCGCGACGATGCGGCCCGGCAGCGTCGCCGCGAGGTGCTCCGGATCCCCAGCCAGCTCGGCAGCATCGGCGCCTGCCTCCGTGCCGCGGCGACCCTCGTGTCGGCCGCCCAGACCGAGGCGACCGACCAGACCGCGGCGGTCGAGGCCGCGGAGCGGGCCGAGCTCGAGCAGGCGCTCGGTGTGGGCACCCGCGGCGCGCGGCCCCGCAACACGGCCGCCGCCCTCAAGGAGCTCGAGGACGAGCAGAAGCTGCGGGTCAAGCGGCTGCAACGCGACGCCATCGACCGCGCCCTGACCGAGCTCACCACTTGGTATCGCGACGTGCTGAGCGTGCAGCTGGGCACCGGTGCCGAGCTGGTCAACGTGGAGCTGGCCGACGCGGTCACCGCGGAGGCGTCCCGTGCCACCCCGGATCGTACGATCGCCCGGATCGACGCGATCCTGGCCTGTCGGGAGGCACTCGCCGGGAACGTCGCCCCGCAGCTCGCGGTGGAATCGATGCTGGTCGGCCTCGGCGCCGGCGAGCCGCTGGACTGA
- a CDS encoding RNA-binding S4 domain-containing protein, producing the protein MARVDSWLWAVRIYKTRTMAGDACKGGHVRVNGRPAKPAQDVKPGDRVVVRSPGWDREFEVVDPITKRVGAAIAAKAYVDHSPERPAYLSAAVARRDRGTGRPTKKERREIDALRGRH; encoded by the coding sequence ATGGCCCGTGTCGACTCCTGGCTGTGGGCCGTCCGCATCTACAAGACCCGCACCATGGCCGGTGATGCCTGCAAGGGCGGCCATGTCCGCGTCAACGGCCGACCGGCCAAACCCGCCCAGGACGTGAAACCGGGTGACCGGGTGGTGGTCCGCAGTCCCGGCTGGGACCGCGAGTTCGAGGTGGTCGACCCGATCACCAAGCGGGTCGGCGCCGCGATCGCGGCGAAGGCGTACGTCGACCATTCTCCGGAGCGGCCGGCCTACCTCTCGGCCGCGGTGGCCCGGCGGGACCGCGGCACCGGCCGGCCGACCAAGAAGGAGCGCCGCGAGATCGACGCTCTGCGCGGTCGTCACTGA
- the rfbA gene encoding glucose-1-phosphate thymidylyltransferase RfbA: protein MRGIILAGGSGTRLHPITRGISKQLVPVYDKPMIYYPLSALIFAGIRDILVITTPHEASAFQRLLGDGAQYGVAISYAQQPEPKGLAQAFTIGADFIAGDRVSLVLGDNIFYGPGLGTRLQRFGDLDGAAVFAYWVADPTAYGVVEFDADGRALSIEEKPAAPKSNYAVPGLYFYDNQVVEIARSLQPSARGEYEISDVNRRYLEQGTLQVEVLPRGTAWLDTGTFDSLLDASNYVHTLQKRQGLQVGCPEEAAWRMGFLTDDDLHTRALGLCKSGYGDYLLDLLHRSRH from the coding sequence ATGCGTGGCATCATCCTGGCGGGGGGCTCAGGGACGCGGCTCCACCCCATCACCCGAGGTATCAGCAAGCAGCTCGTGCCGGTCTATGACAAGCCGATGATCTACTACCCGCTCTCGGCGCTGATCTTCGCCGGGATCCGGGACATCCTGGTGATCACCACCCCGCACGAGGCCTCGGCGTTCCAACGGCTGCTCGGCGACGGCGCCCAGTACGGTGTGGCGATCAGCTATGCCCAGCAGCCCGAACCGAAGGGACTGGCCCAGGCGTTCACCATCGGAGCGGACTTCATCGCCGGCGACCGGGTCTCCTTGGTGCTCGGCGACAACATCTTCTACGGCCCCGGTCTGGGCACCCGGCTGCAGCGCTTCGGTGACCTGGACGGCGCGGCGGTCTTCGCCTACTGGGTGGCCGACCCGACCGCCTACGGGGTGGTGGAGTTCGACGCCGACGGCCGGGCCCTGTCGATCGAGGAGAAACCCGCCGCGCCGAAGTCCAACTACGCCGTGCCGGGCCTCTACTTCTACGACAACCAGGTCGTCGAGATCGCCCGCTCGCTACAGCCCTCGGCCCGCGGGGAGTACGAGATCTCCGATGTGAACCGCCGTTACCTGGAGCAGGGCACCTTGCAGGTCGAGGTGCTGCCCCGGGGCACCGCCTGGCTCGACACCGGCACCTTCGACTCGCTGCTCGACGCGTCCAACTACGTCCACACCCTGCAGAAGCGCCAGGGACTCCAGGTCGGCTGCCCCGAGGAAGCCGCCTGGCGGATGGGCTTCCTCACCGACGACGACCTGCACACCCGCGCCCTCGGACTGTGCAAATCCGGCTACGGCGACTACCTGCTCGACCTGCTCCACCGCAGCAGACACTGA
- a CDS encoding Hsp20/alpha crystallin family protein: MARTFDPFRDVDQLFTQALRTPASTAMPMDLFREGDNYFVKIDLPGVDPATIDVDLDDSTLTIRAERKPQAGDGVQWLTRERPVGTFARQLTLGKGVAAESIDAEYTDGVLILTIPVAEAAKPRKITVAHKAEEIPGTVEPEA; encoded by the coding sequence ATGGCTCGGACCTTCGATCCCTTCCGCGACGTCGATCAGCTGTTCACCCAGGCGTTGCGTACGCCCGCGTCGACCGCGATGCCGATGGACCTGTTCCGCGAGGGCGACAACTACTTCGTCAAGATCGACCTGCCGGGCGTCGACCCGGCCACCATCGACGTCGACCTCGACGACTCCACCCTGACCATCCGCGCCGAGCGCAAGCCGCAGGCCGGCGACGGCGTCCAGTGGCTCACCCGGGAGCGCCCGGTCGGCACGTTCGCCCGGCAGCTGACCCTGGGCAAGGGGGTCGCCGCCGAGAGCATCGACGCCGAGTACACCGACGGCGTGCTGATCCTGACGATCCCGGTGGCCGAGGCCGCCAAACCGCGCAAGATCACCGTCGCGCACAAGGCGGAGGAGATCCCCGGCACCGTCGAGCCGGAGGCCTGA
- the topA gene encoding type I DNA topoisomerase: MGHSLVIVESPTKATKIQGYLGPGYVVESSRGHIRDLPTGAAEVPAKYKGEKWARTGVDIEGGFTPLYVVAADKKATLRGLKEALKGAKDVYLATDGDREGEAIAWHLQQELKPRVPVRRMVFHEITEDAIKDAVSHPRDIDTDLVDAQETRRILDRLYGYEVSPVLWKKVMPRLSAGRVQSVATRLVVDRERERIAFTAAGYWDLEATLDAGEGAEPQRFPARLTAVDGLRVAQGRDFDAHGRLQSKERLAHLDEARARGLAAGLDSTPMRVASVEAKPYVRHPYAPFRTTTLQQEAGRKLGFTSQRTMSVAQELYEAGYITYMRTDSVELSGEAIRAARAQATRLYGPDYVPAKPRVYTSKVKNAQEAHEAIRPAGSTFRAPRETGLSGDQFRLYELIWMRTVASQMTDARGESVAITLTVTAAGGEDCTFVARGRTIIFPGFLRAYVESVDDGMADDSQRRLPQLTEGRTVDVAAIEAQGHETKPPARYTEPSLVAKLEELEIGRPSTYASIIRTITSRDYVFKKGTALVPTWLAFAVTRLLEEHFAKLVDYDFTAEMEQDLDKIANGEAGRLDVLSAFYWGASEGPDTLDHAGLHDLVNQLGDIDARALSTFPIGDMDSGIVVRVGRYGTYVEEVATEKRANVADDLPPDELTVEVARDLLSRPMGEERALGLDTGSGLPIVARAGRFGPYVTEVLPEDAAKGAKPRTASLFASMDLQTVTLDDALRLLSLPRTVGTAEDGTPITAQNGRYGPYLKKGTDSRSLTSEDQLFTITLPEAEAIYAQPKQRGRAAAKPPLKELGPDPVSGKPMVVKDGRFGPYVTDGETNATLRRTDALESLTAERGAELLAEKRAKGPSTRKTAAKKTTAAKKATTKSAAKKTTAKKAAAKKSTTTARKTTATAATKKTTTRPAGDPAGD, translated from the coding sequence CTGGGGCACAGCCTGGTGATCGTGGAATCACCGACCAAGGCCACCAAGATCCAGGGATACCTAGGGCCGGGCTATGTCGTGGAATCCAGCCGTGGCCACATCCGTGACCTGCCCACCGGAGCCGCCGAGGTCCCGGCCAAGTACAAGGGTGAGAAGTGGGCCCGGACCGGCGTCGACATCGAGGGCGGCTTCACCCCGCTCTACGTCGTCGCGGCCGACAAGAAGGCCACTCTGCGCGGCCTGAAGGAAGCGCTCAAGGGCGCCAAGGACGTCTACCTCGCCACCGACGGTGACCGCGAGGGGGAGGCGATCGCCTGGCACCTGCAGCAGGAGCTCAAGCCGCGGGTGCCAGTCCGCCGGATGGTCTTCCACGAGATCACCGAGGACGCGATCAAGGACGCCGTCTCCCACCCGCGCGACATCGACACCGACCTGGTCGACGCCCAGGAGACCCGCCGCATCCTCGACCGGCTGTACGGCTACGAGGTCTCCCCGGTGCTGTGGAAGAAGGTCATGCCGCGGCTGTCCGCCGGCCGGGTGCAGTCGGTGGCGACCCGGCTGGTGGTCGACCGGGAACGGGAGCGGATCGCCTTCACCGCTGCCGGCTACTGGGATCTCGAGGCCACCCTGGACGCGGGTGAGGGCGCCGAACCGCAGCGGTTCCCGGCCCGGCTCACCGCGGTCGACGGCCTGCGGGTCGCCCAGGGCCGCGACTTCGATGCGCACGGCCGGCTGCAGAGCAAGGAACGCCTGGCCCACCTCGACGAAGCCAGGGCCCGGGGGCTGGCGGCCGGCCTGGACTCGACCCCGATGCGGGTCGCCTCGGTCGAGGCCAAACCGTACGTCCGGCACCCGTACGCCCCGTTCCGGACCACCACCCTGCAGCAGGAGGCCGGCCGCAAGCTCGGCTTCACCTCGCAGCGGACCATGTCGGTCGCCCAGGAGCTCTACGAGGCCGGCTACATCACCTACATGCGTACCGACTCCGTCGAGCTGTCCGGTGAGGCGATCCGTGCCGCCCGTGCCCAGGCCACCCGGCTCTACGGGCCGGACTACGTGCCGGCGAAGCCGCGGGTCTACACCTCCAAGGTGAAGAACGCCCAGGAGGCCCATGAGGCCATCCGGCCGGCCGGGTCGACCTTCCGCGCGCCGCGGGAGACCGGGCTGTCCGGCGACCAGTTCCGCCTCTACGAGCTGATCTGGATGCGGACGGTCGCCTCCCAGATGACCGACGCCCGCGGCGAGTCGGTGGCGATCACGCTGACCGTCACCGCCGCCGGCGGCGAGGACTGCACCTTCGTGGCCCGCGGCCGGACGATCATCTTCCCCGGCTTCCTGCGGGCGTACGTCGAATCCGTCGACGACGGGATGGCCGACGACTCGCAGCGCCGGCTGCCGCAGTTGACCGAGGGCCGCACGGTCGACGTCGCCGCGATCGAGGCACAGGGCCACGAGACCAAGCCCCCGGCCCGCTACACCGAGCCGTCGCTGGTCGCGAAGCTGGAGGAGCTGGAGATCGGCCGGCCGTCGACGTACGCCTCGATCATCCGCACCATCACCAGCCGCGACTACGTGTTCAAGAAGGGCACCGCACTGGTGCCGACCTGGCTTGCGTTCGCGGTGACCCGGCTGCTGGAGGAGCACTTCGCCAAGCTGGTCGACTACGACTTCACCGCGGAGATGGAGCAGGATCTGGACAAGATCGCCAACGGCGAGGCCGGCCGCCTGGACGTGCTCAGCGCCTTCTACTGGGGGGCCTCCGAGGGCCCGGACACCCTCGACCACGCCGGCCTGCACGACCTGGTCAACCAGCTCGGCGACATCGACGCCCGGGCGCTGTCGACCTTCCCGATCGGCGACATGGACTCCGGCATCGTCGTCCGCGTCGGCCGCTACGGCACGTACGTGGAGGAGGTCGCCACCGAGAAGCGGGCCAACGTCGCCGACGACCTGCCGCCGGACGAGCTGACCGTCGAGGTCGCCCGTGACCTGCTGTCGCGGCCGATGGGGGAGGAGCGGGCGCTGGGGCTGGACACCGGCTCCGGTCTGCCGATCGTCGCGCGGGCCGGTCGGTTCGGGCCGTACGTCACCGAGGTGCTGCCGGAGGACGCCGCCAAGGGGGCCAAGCCGCGGACCGCCTCGCTGTTCGCCTCGATGGACCTGCAGACCGTCACCCTCGACGACGCGCTCCGGCTGCTGTCGCTGCCGCGGACGGTCGGGACGGCCGAGGACGGCACGCCGATCACCGCGCAGAACGGCCGCTACGGCCCGTACCTCAAGAAGGGCACCGATTCCCGGTCGCTGACCTCGGAGGACCAGCTCTTCACCATCACGCTGCCCGAGGCCGAGGCGATCTACGCCCAGCCCAAGCAGCGCGGCCGGGCTGCGGCGAAGCCGCCGCTGAAGGAGCTGGGGCCCGACCCCGTCTCCGGCAAGCCGATGGTGGTCAAGGACGGGCGGTTCGGGCCGTATGTCACCGACGGGGAGACCAACGCCACTCTGCGCCGGACCGACGCGCTGGAGTCGCTGACCGCCGAGCGCGGCGCCGAGCTCCTCGCCGAGAAGCGGGCCAAGGGCCCGTCGACGCGGAAGACCGCGGCGAAGAAGACCACCGCGGCGAAGAAGGCCACGACGAAGTCAGCGGCCAAGAAGACGACTGCGAAGAAGGCGGCGGCGAAGAAGTCCACCACGACGGCCCGGAAGACGACCGCGACCGCGGCGACGAAGAAGACCACGACACGGCCCGCCGGTGACCCGGCGGGCGACTGA